In the genome of Bacteroidales bacterium, the window GGTGATTATTTCTTAAACCTCCAACCCGGTTTTGATGATGCAGGAAATTATGAAAATATTTCTATTACTGTATCTGACGGCTGTTTAGAAACTAATTTTCCTTTGTCAGTTACTGTAATAAATACAAACCGTTTACCAAGTTTCGAGGCTATTGATGCTATTGAACTGCAAGCTGGGAATAGCTTAATTCTTGATATTTTCGCAAATGATCCAGATGGTGATTTACTATTTCTAAGCAGTATAAACGCACCTGCTTTTATCCAATTTACCGATTTAGGGAATGGTGAAGGAGAACTCCAATTAAATCCAAATTTAAATGATGCGGGGAACTATTTATTTGAATTAATGGCTACGGATGCAAATAATGGAGAAAGTTCAATCTCTATTCAGGTAAATATATCTCCTGCACCTGAAAGTGAGCGCATCGTTTTAAGTAAAAGTATGATTACAGACTTGGTAGATGGGGGTTCGCGCTTCAGCCCCAAATATTTGGTCAATGAGCAACACCGTGATCCTTTTCTAAATCAACACGCAAGAAGCAGAAGCTGGGTTCCTTCAAAATATACATCAGAAAGTCCTTTCTCTGTGCTTATAGATTTGGGAACAGAATATTATATCGACTTTGCTATGCTACACGATATGCGCAAAACCGACGACCTTCATATTTCTATTGGAACACCAGATAACTGGGCCGAGATAGTATGCTATACTACGTCTTCGTTTAGGCAATGGAGAGAAGTCGATCTTGGAAGAACCAGTCGGTACGTATTATTAACAATGTACAATACCGTTTATGCACAAATTAATGAAATAGCACTTTATGGTTATGCCATTCATCCTACACAGAAATCAAAAATAGTCGACGAAAATATTACTGGATTTCCTTCTTTCACGATATATCCTAATCCAGCACAAGATTATCTAAAAATAAAAAACAAAACAGCAAATCAAATAATTGAGGTTCTAAGCACAAGCGGAAAAGTGCTTTTAAGAACACAGGAAGATAAAGCAGAAATAAGTCATTTGCCCAATGGGATTTATTTACTACGACTTTTTGATCAAGGAGAAATGATCTTTCAGAATCGGTTTGTAAAATACTAAGATACAAAAAAGGGAGACGATAATCGTCTCCCTTTTCCATAAAGCTCATCATGTTGAGCTTAGTCGAAACATCTTATTTTAGAAAAACAGCATAACCCCATTTTTCAAGAGAAATAGTTTTGGCCTCGGCATCTTTAGAAAATCCATTCTGCATATAACTTTCATAGCCTTCAAAACTTGCATTTTCAAGAGTAAAAGTCTTAACCTCATCAGAGAGATTTAGTAAAACTCTAACATTACCACGATCGAAAGCAAAAATTTGCTTATCGGCAGAACTAGCTAAACGCACAAAACGCTCACCATACATTCCATTCCACAAAGCCTTTTGATTATGTTTCAGGCTTGTGAGCTTCTTAAAAAAATCGGTTTTACTATATCCTTCCCAAGGGATTAAATCTTTTTCAAAGAACAATAAACGCTTGTTTAAAGCTGCTTCCTGACCGTTATAAATCAAAGGCATATCACCAATAGTAAAACTTAAAACGGATAAAGCATCGGCTGCATCGCCCAAACGCTCTTCAACTGTTCCATTCCAAGAATTCTCATCGTGATTTGAGGTAAAATACATTTTGTAACTTCTATCCGGATACTCTTCATCCAAAGTATCAAAATAAGCATTCATTTCATTAGCATCAATATTTCCTTTGGCAATTTCATTCATTAAATGATGCTGATGCCAACCGTAATCCATATCAAAAGCTTTTTCTACAAGTTCAGCTTTCTCAGCTTCAGCAAGCATAAATACAGGTTTTACATTATCAAGAGCAGTGCGAGCATCTTCCCAAAAATCTGTTGGAACCTCTCCAGCCACATCACAGCGAAATCCATCA includes:
- a CDS encoding T9SS type A sorting domain-containing protein, which gives rise to GDYFLNLQPGFDDAGNYENISITVSDGCLETNFPLSVTVINTNRLPSFEAIDAIELQAGNSLILDIFANDPDGDLLFLSSINAPAFIQFTDLGNGEGELQLNPNLNDAGNYLFELMATDANNGESSISIQVNISPAPESERIVLSKSMITDLVDGGSRFSPKYLVNEQHRDPFLNQHARSRSWVPSKYTSESPFSVLIDLGTEYYIDFAMLHDMRKTDDLHISIGTPDNWAEIVCYTTSSFRQWREVDLGRTSRYVLLTMYNTVYAQINEIALYGYAIHPTQKSKIVDENITGFPSFTIYPNPAQDYLKIKNKTANQIIEVLSTSGKVLLRTQEDKAEISHLPNGIYLLRLFDQGEMIFQNRFVKY
- a CDS encoding alpha-amylase, whose product is MKNILIIMGLISVGLILQSCGNQASKNTNEEAVVESNLPVEWSKNAVIYEVNVRQYTEAGTFKAFEAELPRLKELGVDILWLMPIYPIGIENRKGSLGSYYSIRDYVDVNPEFGTMEDMQSLIAKTHELGMHIILDWVANHSAWDHAWVTEHPEYYEKDSTGVMVSPFDWTDVVAFNYDNAGMREAMKNDMLFWVRDMDIDGFRCDVAGEVPTDFWEDARTALDNVKPVFMLAEAEKAELVEKAFDMDYGWHQHHLMNEIAKGNIDANEMNAYFDTLDEEYPDRSYKMYFTSNHDENSWNGTVEERLGDAADALSVLSFTIGDMPLIYNGQEAALNKRLLFFEKDLIPWEGYSKTDFFKKLTSLKHNQKALWNGMYGERFVRLASSADKQIFAFDRGNVRVLLNLSDEVKTFTLENASFEGYESYMQNGFSKDAEAKTISLEKWGYAVFLK